The following are encoded in a window of Peromyscus leucopus breed LL Stock chromosome X, UCI_PerLeu_2.1, whole genome shotgun sequence genomic DNA:
- the Vgll1 gene encoding transcription cofactor vestigial-like protein 1: protein MEDMRKTGVRIPQSSQKPVKTEWDARSVVFTYFQGDISSVVDEHFSRALSKLKRPQGWSSLSQGDNVILRNDSSMPPNQWRLTSSWTKARPEASLGNGASSSSSSSRSSSSSSSSLHEYGPKAIDQYPLSMPKAPSAHPQEMCHFSSQERPDFLGPAYSRAFPDRHPAPEVYPDGRRGSFLHLLQQDRYLNRPLEPATRKNGNPAKIAGSTGLLTNLPPNSDHYKKIYGHGSASSSLGNERSRSPERRRDFYFY, encoded by the exons ATGGAAGACATGAGGAAGACTGGTGTCCGCATTCCCCAAAGCAGCCAAAAACCAGTGAAGACAGAATGGGATGCCCGGTCCGTCGTTTTTACCTACTTCCAAGGGGACATCAGCAGTGTGGTGGATGAGCACTTCTCCAGAGCTCTGAGCAAGCTCAAGAGGCCCCAGGGATGGAGTTCCTTGAGCCAGGGTGACAATGTGATCCTCAGGAATG ATAGCAGCATGCCCCCGAATCAGTGGCGTCTCACTTCTTCTTGGACAAAGGCACGGCCAGAAGCATCTCTTGGAAATggtgccagcagcagcagcagcagcagcaggagcagcagcagcagcagcagcagcttgcaTGAATATGGTCCTAAGGCTATAGATCAGTACCCGCTGTCTATGCCCAAGGCCCCCTCTGCACATCCTCAAGAGATGTGTCATTTTTCCTCCCAAGAGAGGCCAGACTTCCTAGGGCCTGCTTACTCTCGTGCCTTTCCTGACAGGCATCCGGCTCCAGAGGTCTACCCTGATGGGAGACGTGGGTCCTTCCTACATTTACTCCAGCAGGATAGATACCTAAACCGTCCTCTGGAACCTGCAACCAGGAAGAATGGCAACCCCGCCAAGATAGCCGGAAGCACAGGATTGCTCACCAACCTGCCTCCCAACTCAGACCACT aCAAGAAAATCTATGGTCATGGATCTGCCAGTTCCAGTCTTGGCAATGAAA GAAGCCGGTCTCCAGAGAGAAGAAGAGACTTCTACTTTTATTAG